The genomic region TTTACCCGTATACAAAGACAGTATCATCATCATGGGGTTGATGAGCGCCAGTGTTTTTATAGAATTTCACCGCCGCCTGGTTTGATTCCTGGGCAATTAGAAATGCCTTGATTAATTTGCCATTTTCGCTAAGATGCCGTAGAGACGCAATCAACGCTGACCCAACCCCCTGGCGTTGGTATGCTGTTGCAACCTCAAGTTCATGGATATAAAGCATATGCGGGTCTCCGGCGATGCGCGCCAGTTTGTACCCCAGAACAAACCCTGTAAGCTGTTCGTCCATCAACGCCACCACCAGAAAGTTTTTCTCATCGGCAAGGAAATCTTTCAAATGCGCCGCGCCAACACCGGGTTTGAGGCTTGATACGCCCTCCAGGGCGAGGGGCAAATCATCAAGAGTGAGTCTGCGAATATTCATTGAGCACATTGTAGCAGAGAGAATTTCGGAAAAAGTAAGAAAATGATGTGAGCGTACATCTAGGTTGCACATCAATTAAACTTATTTTTATAAGGAGTAACGCAATGAATATCGTTCTATGGATTGTTCAAGGAATTTTAGCCTTTATGTTTCTGATGGTTGGCATGATGAAATTGATGCGCAGCAAAGAACAAATGGTTGACATGATGGGTTGGGTAGAAGATTTTTCTCAGGCTCAAATTCGTGGTATTGGCATGTTGGAAATCCTGGGCGCATTGGGTTTGATCTTGCCCGGCCTGACTGGCATTTTGCCAATTCTGACTCCGCTGGCGGCGATTGGTCTGGCATTAACCATGACAGGCGCTTTTTTCACGCATCTGCGCCGTAAAGAAATTGTCCCGATGGGCCTAATGAATATGATGCTCTTTGCGATGGCGGTATTTGTGGCCTACGGACGTTTTTCCTAACCCACTTTTTTTACCTTCATCTGATGCACAAAGCCGCGCACCTGTTCTGCGGCTTTTTTGTTTGGATTTCCTTTGACCCATAGCAAAACAACCGGGTACAATTCTGCTCAGAATGATATTGATTCACCTGAGTTCGGAATCAGAATTCAAGCGTCAATTCGAACCGCATAGCGGTGAGAAATCCCTGATCGCATCAAAGGAGTCTATTTATGGCATCAACCAAACAATGGAACACAACCAATATCCCGGATATAGCAGGGAAAACGGTTTTGATCACGGGTGCGAATAGCGGCATCGGCTACGAAGCTGCCCGCGCGCTGGCGCAAAGAGGGGCCGAAGTAATGATGGCCTGCCGCAGCCGGGAGAAGGGTGAAGCCGCAGTGCAAGCTATTTTGGAAGAAACGCCGCAGGCCAAACTCAACTTGATGGCGCTCAATTTGGCCGATTTAGCCTCTGTGCGCGAATTTGCCGAGAAAGTGCGTACCGAATACG from Chloroflexota bacterium harbors:
- a CDS encoding GNAT family N-acetyltransferase, which encodes MNIRRLTLDDLPLALEGVSSLKPGVGAAHLKDFLADEKNFLVVALMDEQLTGFVLGYKLARIAGDPHMLYIHELEVATAYQRQGVGSALIASLRHLSENGKLIKAFLIAQESNQAAVKFYKNTGAHQPHDDDTVFVYG
- a CDS encoding DoxX family protein encodes the protein MNIVLWIVQGILAFMFLMVGMMKLMRSKEQMVDMMGWVEDFSQAQIRGIGMLEILGALGLILPGLTGILPILTPLAAIGLALTMTGAFFTHLRRKEIVPMGLMNMMLFAMAVFVAYGRFS